A single Candidatus Bathyanammoxibius amoris DNA region contains:
- a CDS encoding TldD/PmbA family protein: protein MTRGKTALGIEVLDAARETVKESIEYAGSLKGCRYADIRLGLVAYKSASSENGSPKGMEEEVNISFGVRLAAGEMPAWGYYGQPLGKADMRRLRKIFRAGIKKAHQRAVANSRNKIAMRDLAPSLAPVRLAPVEICQDVIPAVFDEDPRDVRLKEVLALSVKTTKAMQAVSPDVKYAMIGVATGLSRELFYSTEGAAIDQSAALTQAQFFVVARKEGAVPEAFADHLGAHGGWEVIKGKNVYGKNLVDFALERTGDTVELAGAEFLPSTDEPVVVVTDPHFNSLLVHEVIGHPTEADRALKMETAYAGRSWLLRGLADGDNELGKRIGSELLTAFSDPDLEGYGHYKYDAEGTPARKIILIDKGILKGFMNGRENAAILGMEPNGSMRATECQYMPLVRMTNTVVAPGGRDPQDIIAEVKDGYYVVNNRIPSISESRENFRISAQKVYKIENGKLVKLYRGGGISADSRDFFMNIDAVGNDFKMFPIPNCGKGQPMQVMKVGNGGPTLRSKARMTGEYK from the coding sequence CCGGTATGCGGACATCCGGCTCGGCCTCGTGGCGTACAAGTCTGCCAGCTCCGAGAACGGCAGCCCTAAGGGCATGGAGGAAGAGGTGAATATTTCCTTCGGTGTCAGACTGGCGGCCGGTGAGATGCCGGCATGGGGCTATTATGGCCAGCCGCTCGGAAAGGCCGACATGAGGAGACTCCGTAAGATATTTCGCGCGGGCATAAAAAAGGCCCACCAGCGGGCCGTGGCTAATTCCAGGAATAAAATCGCGATGAGAGACCTGGCGCCGTCTTTGGCGCCGGTACGGCTCGCGCCGGTCGAAATATGTCAGGACGTTATACCAGCCGTCTTTGACGAAGACCCCCGTGACGTTCGACTGAAAGAGGTGCTCGCGCTCAGCGTCAAGACGACAAAGGCGATGCAAGCCGTCTCACCAGACGTCAAGTATGCCATGATTGGCGTGGCGACGGGGCTTTCAAGGGAACTGTTTTACAGCACGGAGGGGGCCGCTATCGACCAGTCCGCCGCCCTTACCCAGGCACAGTTTTTTGTAGTGGCCAGGAAGGAAGGTGCGGTGCCTGAGGCATTCGCAGACCATCTGGGCGCGCACGGGGGATGGGAGGTCATAAAGGGGAAAAACGTCTACGGCAAGAACCTCGTGGATTTTGCCCTTGAACGCACCGGGGATACGGTCGAACTGGCAGGGGCCGAGTTTCTCCCCTCAACGGACGAACCTGTTGTGGTCGTAACAGACCCGCATTTTAACTCCCTGCTGGTACATGAAGTCATCGGACACCCGACCGAGGCCGACAGGGCGCTGAAGATGGAGACCGCCTACGCGGGCAGGTCGTGGCTGCTGAGAGGTCTTGCGGACGGCGACAACGAACTCGGCAAGCGGATAGGCTCCGAACTCCTGACAGCATTCTCAGACCCGGACCTGGAAGGTTACGGGCACTACAAATACGACGCCGAGGGCACTCCTGCCAGAAAAATAATACTGATAGACAAGGGCATATTGAAGGGCTTTATGAACGGCAGGGAGAACGCGGCCATACTGGGTATGGAACCCAACGGTTCGATGAGGGCGACGGAGTGTCAATACATGCCGCTGGTGAGGATGACAAACACCGTAGTCGCCCCGGGCGGCAGGGACCCTCAGGACATCATTGCAGAGGTGAAGGACGGCTACTACGTGGTTAATAACCGCATACCCTCCATCAGCGAATCCAGGGAGAATTTCAGGATATCCGCCCAAAAGGTCTATAAGATAGAAAACGGCAAGCTGGTAAAGCTGTACCGGGGCGGAGGGATAAGCGCGGACTCCAGAGACTTCTTCATGAACATAGACGCCGTCGGCAATGATTTTAAGATGTTCCCCATACCAAACTGCGGCAAAGGACAGCCCATGCAGGTTATGAAGGTGGGCAACGGCGGCCCCACCCTCAGGAGCAAGGCCCGGATGACCGGAGAGTACAAATGA
- a CDS encoding TldD/PmbA family protein encodes MTGTGIDDLRDCVSKGLEATKKDGVEIEVFASWNELVTMRINYTSDIPSMGLQEPKSNQSFGVGVQAAFTDKGKVTVGFGSESNNLHPRAVREAFRKARRCRLSDPDFHSLPSPAGTPTLSDYHDPAAMEVQDADVVELGWKALKGALEAYKERGITKSIIVGGDVCILKEKMAIKSTMGIEEFDESTILTATITTMVEDEDVKGTGWSTSTHLEGFDPEAAGREAAESAIRTTGGERIEPGAYEVVFGRQPVTDLVSHIIAPSLSLSYVNASNTPFLGKLGKEICSSNLSIYDHGALPGQVASKKITCEGLPTGRTDLVSNGLLVGFLANHYLSQKLSGPAAAFEPRNGFRFHAVGRNNDMRAAISPTNIVVEGREEVSSEELLSGIREGLYIGRIWYTYPINGMAAGDFTSTIIADSFLIKDGKLSTPLKPNTIRINSNISHILNNVRSVTKEKKATLVWAAEEAVIAPEIRVTGVRLDGIATA; translated from the coding sequence ATGACCGGTACAGGTATAGATGACCTGAGAGACTGCGTGAGCAAGGGACTTGAGGCCACAAAGAAGGACGGGGTTGAGATTGAGGTCTTTGCGTCATGGAATGAGCTTGTAACCATGCGGATTAATTACACCTCAGACATCCCCTCAATGGGCCTGCAGGAGCCAAAGTCCAACCAGTCATTTGGCGTGGGCGTGCAGGCGGCCTTCACGGATAAGGGCAAGGTGACGGTTGGTTTCGGGAGTGAGTCCAATAACCTTCACCCCAGGGCCGTCAGGGAGGCCTTCCGGAAGGCAAGACGCTGCCGGCTCTCCGACCCGGACTTTCATTCATTGCCCTCTCCCGCGGGGACACCTACACTCTCAGACTACCACGACCCCGCGGCCATGGAGGTGCAAGACGCCGACGTGGTGGAACTGGGATGGAAGGCACTGAAGGGGGCGCTTGAGGCGTACAAAGAAAGAGGTATCACCAAATCAATAATCGTAGGCGGAGACGTATGCATCCTGAAGGAGAAAATGGCCATAAAGAGCACCATGGGGATAGAGGAATTCGACGAGTCAACCATCCTGACCGCCACGATAACCACAATGGTAGAAGACGAAGACGTTAAGGGCACCGGGTGGAGTACCAGTACCCATCTTGAGGGGTTTGACCCGGAGGCCGCGGGACGTGAGGCCGCGGAGAGTGCGATACGCACCACGGGCGGCGAGAGGATAGAGCCCGGCGCCTACGAAGTGGTTTTTGGCAGGCAGCCCGTGACCGACCTGGTATCTCACATAATAGCGCCGTCGCTCAGCCTCTCCTATGTAAATGCCTCCAACACCCCTTTCCTCGGAAAACTGGGCAAGGAAATATGTTCATCAAACCTGTCTATATACGACCACGGGGCCCTGCCGGGGCAAGTCGCCAGTAAGAAGATTACCTGCGAGGGACTGCCCACGGGCAGGACTGATCTGGTATCAAACGGCCTGCTCGTAGGATTCCTCGCCAACCACTATCTGAGTCAAAAACTTTCAGGCCCCGCGGCGGCCTTTGAGCCGAGGAACGGCTTCAGATTCCACGCCGTGGGCAGAAACAACGACATGCGGGCGGCAATATCTCCCACCAATATAGTGGTGGAGGGCAGGGAAGAGGTATCCTCGGAAGAATTGCTTTCCGGCATAAGAGAGGGCCTGTACATAGGGAGGATATGGTACACGTACCCGATAAACGGGATGGCCGCCGGAGATTTCACCAGCACCATCATAGCGGACTCTTTTTTAATAAAAGACGGAAAGTTGTCAACACCCCTCAAACCAAACACCATAAGGATTAACAGCAACATAAGCCACATCCTGAATAACGTCCGTTCCGTGACCAAAGAGAAAAAAGCCACGCTGGTGTGGGCGGCCGAAGAGGCTGTGATTGCGCCGGAGATAAGGGTGACGGGGGTAAGGCTGGACGGTATTGCAACCGCTTAA